The Agromyces hippuratus genome has a window encoding:
- a CDS encoding ABC transporter permease yields the protein MSAATTQQPTVGQRLADLGRTLISPRGAVFLLLIVLLVAITVLNPAFAEPSQFIRFVQRVAPVAIAAIGQYFVIVGGEFDLSMGSVVTAQVVIAGNLIGQDESKSIPVLLFMLAFGAFIGLVNGLIVTLLKVPSFIATLGMMLALLGATLYWTGGAATGNPADGFREIGRGGIRDLPVIEILPWSVVVLVVVLLLAVWFARRPFGRTIIALGDNPTTARYSGARNWWVKTSTFMISSLSATVAGVLLVGYAGVHPSVGRGYEFTAITAVVLGGVVLGGGRGWVVAAAAGAFALEALFTLLNFAGVPSTYRDAVQGAIIIIAVAYAATTVRARRKGRALEAPSHQISPTPSSEPATETSPAPAEEQDAAASARPAPIPSTQRADNETKGGS from the coding sequence ATGAGCGCCGCGACCACCCAGCAGCCCACCGTCGGCCAGCGTCTCGCCGACCTCGGGCGCACGCTCATCAGCCCCCGCGGCGCCGTCTTCCTGCTGCTCATCGTGCTGCTCGTCGCGATCACGGTGCTGAACCCCGCGTTCGCCGAGCCGTCGCAGTTCATCCGCTTCGTGCAGCGCGTCGCTCCCGTCGCGATCGCGGCGATCGGCCAGTACTTCGTGATCGTCGGCGGCGAGTTCGACCTCTCCATGGGATCGGTCGTGACGGCCCAGGTCGTGATCGCCGGCAACCTCATCGGTCAGGACGAGTCGAAGTCGATCCCCGTGCTGCTGTTCATGCTCGCGTTCGGCGCGTTCATCGGGCTCGTCAACGGCCTCATCGTCACGCTGCTGAAGGTGCCGAGCTTCATCGCCACGCTCGGCATGATGCTCGCCCTGCTCGGCGCGACGCTCTACTGGACCGGCGGCGCAGCGACCGGCAACCCCGCCGACGGCTTCCGCGAGATCGGGCGCGGCGGCATCAGGGACCTGCCCGTCATCGAGATCCTGCCGTGGTCGGTCGTCGTGCTCGTCGTCGTGCTCCTCCTCGCCGTCTGGTTCGCCCGCCGACCGTTCGGCCGCACGATCATCGCCCTCGGCGACAACCCCACGACCGCGCGGTACTCGGGTGCGCGCAACTGGTGGGTGAAGACGTCGACCTTCATGATCTCCTCGCTCTCGGCGACCGTCGCGGGGGTGCTGCTCGTCGGCTACGCCGGCGTGCACCCGAGCGTGGGCCGGGGCTACGAGTTCACCGCGATCACCGCGGTCGTGCTCGGCGGTGTCGTGCTCGGCGGCGGCCGCGGCTGGGTCGTCGCGGCGGCAGCAGGCGCCTTCGCACTCGAGGCGCTCTTCACACTGCTGAACTTCGCCGGCGTGCCCTCGACCTACCGCGACGCGGTGCAGGGCGCGATCATCATCATCGCCGTGGCCTACGCCGCGACCACGGTTCGCGCCCGACGCAAGGGCCGCGCCCTCGAGGCGCCGTCACACCAGATCTCGCCGACTCCGTCATCGGAGCCCGCGACCGAGACTTCGCCGGCACCGGCGGAGGAGCAGGATGCCGCGGCATCCGCTCGCCCTGCACCCATTCCCTCGACGCAGAGGGCTGACAACGAAACCAAGGGAGGTTCGTGA